The sequence below is a genomic window from Lytechinus pictus isolate F3 Inbred chromosome 6, Lp3.0, whole genome shotgun sequence.
aattggtgaaaatgtcagaatttatgagtttaaaGTGtagtctgatatatagactagtgCCGGTGTAAAACTCAaaagcagtgcattattttgcattcacTTAGTTCTTAAATTCAAACCTCATTTGAACAGATGTTCTGTTTGTCCTGACAactcaatgcaccaaatatctaAATGCAGATGCACAAACAAGCTAAAGAggtggtggagggggttgaatgttggtgtgtatgtacatatttggtcttggggtaaagacgGGCAAAAAATCTAAAGCTTTAGGATACTgtcataagaaattcataaaacaataaaatacatataagaaTAATGTTGATTTAAGATATTTTTCTACAATACTTTAACCCCGTTCGGGCCGGAGATCTGAGTGCGAGGAGACCCCTCTTCCAATGTTTTCATGATATGGAGCGAAATTATAGGAGTTCAGTAAAAGTTAAGGTCACCACACACCCAATACGACTGGTCTTCGATTCAGAATTCGGAGACTTTTTCATACCACTCATTGATCCGcattcaaaattaaattgtgcaagtttgttttataaatttatCTTGGGGGATGTGACAGTAGTTCTTATTGTCAATCTAATAATCATTTTTGGTTTCATTttgtgtaatattttattttttctattttttccttttcatttattatttgttttgtatcacatttttatttgtgtgcttattgtttttttttttacttttctaaattcatttatttcattcagttATTTAAATATCCTTTTGATGGCGGTTACCGTTTGTCAGGGGCTTGCAATGTCAAACAGTGGGGTTTGattgaatattttgtaaaatctttATGAACTTGTTCATAAAAAACGAATGGATTATACATTCAACTAAACCAGCTAAATCGATCAAAATTTCGTACTTCAACAGATATAGCAAGATTCAGATATTATTGTCATGAAAATcggaataaaaaaacaataaactaCATCTCGCTATTATCATATGATTTCAATTATAATATAATGCTACTATGATTATTATCTAAATCAACTCCTATAtgtttaataacaataataataatatttaaaattcaTATAGTGCATAGTAGTCGAAAGACTCTCTATGcactttacaaaatatattaaaatactaAATTATACATTAAATGTTACCTAAATTATCCAATAAACCTAAACCTTAAACCTAAAACATTTAATACATATTAGaacaaattaaatcaatacataaaagttacacaattaatgaaatgaaaacttacaatatttaacaacatgatatattgaacattataaacattattttgaaaataagtgaGTTTTAAGCATAGATTTAAATATGGGGAAGGCTGGTGCAGTTCTTATATTCAAcggtacactgttagaaaatttatccttaaaataaaagaagttcctgcagcagagtctcgagaacacctgtaatcttacaggaaattggtatttggtgtatggaaccttacaaatttcctgaaaGAGAACAcgcttttcccctttttaaaaatacctgttctgttaaattgcagaaaaattcatgttttatgaatttacagaatttaCAGAAtcctgttattgctttctgcaaaatcttccttttttctgtaaaatcgggggtttttttacagtgtagagaATTCCAGAGTACAGGGGCAGATAGGGAAAGGGCTCTTTTACCATATGTATTTGTATGTTTGGAGGGAACAGTGAGAAGATGTTGTGAGGATAATCGAAGGTTACGTCTTGGTTTGTATGGTTTTATGAGTTCTGATATGTACTGTGGGGAGAGGCAATTCTGGGCTTTatgattgtgataatgataatattttgtgataaatattgatatatatcCATGTTTTGTCTCTTAATTCACTTCctgttttctctctctttatcttctTCTCTCCAGGTTACCTTACTACCCACGGGATTCTGTACATGTCGTCGCTACTTTCAGGAATCCCCTGtgttttgtaaattattgaTGCTCACTTCAACTAATTCAGACCTTCTAATTGCTGTATAATAGATTTCTGCGGAAAACTGAAATTCGTACATTTCTGAAGGATATAAACAAATGAGGATGACTTTGgtttgataagaaaaaaaatgaacgatggaaaaaatgaaagtgaGCATGATGCTTTTGGCAATTTTTACCGTGATTTCAAACTCATTTCTGCCTGCAACTGCAGTCCCTAACTTTGATGTAGAACCTAGGGATGTTGATGTCGTAGAGGGCGGGCTTGCCACATTCTGGTGTAGTGTAGCTGACCATGGAGATGCCAATCTGTACTGGCGTTATGTTGACGGTGAAGGTTACGTCGGGATTTTATCCGAGAACGAAGACACACAGATCTATGCTCCCCTACACGGTGAATTGACACAGAGGATCTCAATAAAAGGAGACTTTAACCAGGGTGTCTACAACCTCTTTATTAAGAATGTTACCATGTCGGATCAGAAACAATATTTTTGCTCTGCCATCACACAAGATTCTGTTTCTTTTGATTCAAGAAAAGCCAGACTCACCGTTCAACCAAGGACCCGTCCTGAAGATTCCTTACACGCATGTTCGGCTAAAGCAATATCACCTCCAAACATATTCAACGTTGGGTCGTTAGTACGCTTCACATGCGCAACGCCAGCAGGTTCTCCACCGCAAACACTGGCCTGGATTTTCATGGAAAATGGAATACGAACTCTTCTAGTAGCATGTCCAGAGTCCCCATGTATTCATAATCGGTTGATGTCTGTCGATGACATCAATAGAACATTTGTATGTGAGTTGCGTGATTCGATCTTGAATCAGGTTGAATGCACTTATACACCGCTGCAACGTCAGGTCGAAGTTGTAGTAGATCCACCTTTGTTCCAGCACCCACCTGGTATTCGGCAAGGGTTCATCTGTTTACCGGTAAACTATGATccaaataatttattatttgagtGGTATCACAATTCTGAGCTCATACCTAATGGGACAGGTCATTCGTTTTTAAATCTAATGATCAGTCGAGATGACGCTGGCTCCACGTTATCATGTGTAATTTCATCCCTTGAAGGGTCTTTCCGTGGTATGGGACAAGCTAGGATTGAACCTTTTGATCCCAGTGAATTATTTCCTGACGTTGAGGGCTCTTCATCGCCTCCTCTTGACCAATGTACCACGAGACCAACCAAGACACGAATAGTTTCTAGCAAATCTCAAACCGTCGTGAAATACACTACAATATCACCATCGAATGAGGGAGCTCACCTCTCCATTCAGCCTATAGGAGAGATAAGTGATACTTCCCCAACCAATCTCTCAATTCTAGTTGTTGTGTCCGCCATTGCTGGAGCCCTTGTAACTATGCTCCTTTGTGCTATTGGATTGGTCATGATTCTTTTTGTTCGCAAAAGGCGAAAGCATAATATGAATATGCAACATTCTGAGGCCACGCAGATTAATGGTAACCGTGGCCAGTATGAAATGGGCTTCGTTGAAACGAAGAAAATGGAAAGGTGTATAGAAGGAGAACATAACGGAACTGATCCGCAGCGACTATCGACATGCTCGGACACCGTAGGTAATTTGGACCGGTTTTATGTCACACTTGAACCAGATGAAAACGAAGTGGCGAAAGATGTAGATGAGTTTAAGAAAGTGGAAAGGGAAAGTATTGAGGCTGATGAGTTATCAGCATTTGGGCCACCTTGTACGCCTAATGAATACGCAAGACCTCAGTCGAAACCAACGGTGATTTCAGATCAGATTCAAGATGGGATTCAAGGGTTGCCTATGATCCACCAAAGGACTATGTCTGCAAGTGCATATGCAGTGACTGATGTAGTGTCACATGAGGGTCGTTTCATTTTCAAAGGCATGTCTGGTCGTGATGAGGCTCATATGGGTGTTTGTCGTCTCCCGTCAGGAGAACGCTCGGCAACAATGTCTCGAGCACCTACGAGAAATCAAACTGCCCCACCGCTTCCTGCTAGGACACTTCCCCGAACAGTTTCAGTCAATGATCAGACTCCTATTGATGTTGGCCAATCGGACTCTGGGAACACAAAGGAAAACTTGAAGGGCAAATCTAAGAGCAGTTTTGGGAATCGGTGGCCCTGGTCGtttaaaaacaacaaacatGGTGCAGAAACACCGGAGTGCTCTATCGATTCTGAAATTGCTCTCGAAATACCGGAAGCCAATTCAAGTGAAAACGAAAACCGACGGTTATCTCTTGTAAGTGGCGGCAGTGGGGACTACGCGGAGATTATTAGCGTTGATAAAGATATCGACCAAAACCCAAACAAAAGGCATTCCATAGCTTGTGAGAGATTGGACAGTATTCCAGAGCGTATTGCCACAGGAAATAACTATCAAGATGTCTCAGCATATTCCTCATCGAAAGCTCATATGCAAAACCAACCTAAAATCGGAAAGGATTTAACCACCGAATCAGGGTACGATCGGTTATCCCGACCAAACCAGGTCCAAGAGTCGCCTTTACAACGGTCACGAACCATGCCAATTTACGCTAAAGTGAAGAAATCAAAAAGTCTTGATAACGATGGAAGCAGAAGAGCAACAAAAGAAACTATTCACGAAAATAAAAGCCAAAATAGAAAAGATAAATCAGATCCGAAGCTTCTACGCAGCATGTCAGAGGGTACAGCGCTATATAGCGGTAATCATAAATTGAAAGCGATTGGAGGCTACGATACCGTAGAAATAACAGAGAAACTTGATCATATCTTGGTACAAATGAGAAATGGATTTACCGGAGAAACTGTTGATATACCTGAGGTAGAGAACAAGGAGGCAAATACGAATAAAGGGAGTCATTTTGCTGACATTGTTTAAATAATGTTATATcattccacaaagaaaaataggTTAAACTTTGCACCTTTAACACGTTAAAAGGTGCAGACCAGATGGCGCACCTTTAAGGTGCAACTTTGTACCTTTTTGGAAAGGTGCAAATTAGCACCTGTAAGGTGCAGAATATCACCCCATAGGTATTTATTTGCATCAAGAAAAGTATGAATTAAACCTTAAAGGTGCATTGTGACATCTAGTGAgcgtttcattaacattttcatccaacatctggggcccgttgcagaaagagttgcaatcgatcgcaactctaaaaatcgtgcgcaacttgattttcaagcaatcaacagcgcgcatttgggacttgcaattgattttttgacttgcgtttaaacgcaactctttctgcaacggacccttTCTTTCcctggttttgattggctgagaggcactgttactatggtaactataAGACTGCCATGGATCCTACTTGTAAGTTATTGGGTGATCACAGCCTTGTTAATAATTCATGTGCATAAGcggatttttttaattacgatgaacgtttgaaaatattgatattttacgTTACGTAGCAATTTAAGCCCTTGCGTTGGCGTCACcgaattatttgtatataaatattatatatacgTGCATGTAATTAGTTTTATCTGGCTTAATCATCATAATCTCGCGACTTTAAGTTTAGTTGGGAGGTAGGGTTCCCATGTACcctattgatatatttttgtaacTTACATTTTGTTATTCCTCAAGGTGTCAAgtgaatgaatacaaaaatgtaaattagaaaaatatatcaataggGTGCATGAGAATCCCCGACTATTTTGgggtttgttgttgttgttttttctccctatccccttctctcttcctctttctctggCTCTCCTCCTCTCACATAAAATGGCTAATATTAGCTGAAATTCTGGTAGATGTTTACCAATaagtttttgttttccattatTCTTGGTCGGACACATTCACCAAGACGATCATTATTCTGACCAATCCTTAGGCATGTTAGGGGTGTAGATGTATATGCTTTATTAAGAAGGATGCAAGATTCAAGAAATCTGAGCCATTAGATGAAGCAGTATCAGCACGGAACTGAGaattaaagatttttaaaaattcattctTTACTCCCTTGACCTTCCccaaagaatgaaataaagtatAAAATACAAATTCCTTATCACAGaacaaaacttgaaaattctgtaaatgtctgaaataaacgttttatttattttgatttgtcaCTTTTGTGTCCCATGATCGATCGGACACAAACAACCTAGAAGTAATATAAAGtgttaaaatgttcattgtgCTAACAAAGTTGTTAAAAAAGGACACAATtgaatttgtatgaaatatataacgaaaaataaattgtgaaaaatgtaCAGCACAGTGGTTTTTGTTTGATCTCCTTCTTCTTTGACACAGACTGTGTATTAGACAAGAGATATATTGGAAAGTGTGAATCCTAGaggcattttggggtaaaatcGGGGAACAGGTTTatttcacaatattcaaatgtgcTGAATCTGATGAGACATGTTCCCGATTTCCGATGTTTTGACCATCTACTTTGCATAAACACAAAGGCTGTCCGCCTGACCATTTAGAATCGCATTTCtgcaatattattttattatattagttTTCGCAGAGTACATGGAAAATGCAAAATCTTGCAAACATAACatgagcagcagcagcagcagtgaGGGTACTAGCAGTGCCATCAATTGTAATTATaccattatcaagaattatCATCTCATATTATGTAACAAAGAAAACAGCAgtgatgaaaataacattatttattggtaatgtgttgtaaacATGactaatattaatgataatgatggtaataatgatattgataaagaTTATAGTGATTTGATGACAGGAATAATTCTGACATGTCTTACTGCAATTTTgctaacaattttcatactttaaaaataGCTAACTAAAAAAACAGCTAAGGTtgatttttattccattttcccTGTATTATTCTCTTTgtccaacaagaatgtttttagtcttaatgatattctgaaaagatttggtaaaacTGAACACAATCttgaaattttgtcatatctaaATGGGCTACGCCAATGGCTTGATGAACCAAAgattttgaggggccaagcatatggcatatacagtgcgtcccaaaaaaaaactatacacgtttgaaatggctgccaaataaaaaatatatcactttggggaaaaacacatgtatggaagccaataaagtcaactctcaaatgacaccaaaaaaatGGAGAACTATGTGAGCGAGCaatgcccactgaaacaaagggtatgaaaaataggatgggctggaattagccttccaatttctgtcatttttaaaagacatatcctttggaacttgcaaagtttaAGGGTGTTGTAATAAACTAATAACCAACCGtgaccaaatttcataaattatcaaattgaattttaatgcatgagtgaataCAATTTACACTTTttggcagcatttcaactttatcatgtggatctcagcaatgtgttcatgggaatcgagagaatagggggtgagataggacttaaatGGGAGAAGTAgattgatggaataagggtcaacagaacatgcagccccccccccctccctctctccccttctgttgagagactgattgctattgtcatgtacacgtgaagtccagagcagaatgttgatttaatgataaattctgaATTAGGGCATCAACTtattcctatcaatcatttaatcaacaatttatcaataaataaactcattcaatgtgcaatgtgaccaatcaaactttcattttttttcaatatattatttcataaatcatcataatcagtcaatttattggtaatcattcaatgaaaaaagaaataactgaccatcagccactggtcacttggcagttaagttttgtaTAGGCTACAATGCaggaagagagacagagaaggagctggggaaatggaggtggaggggggggtacatatgacttttaatttgtgaaAGGACACAAAGGGTAGGAATGCCCTAAGTCTTACCCTATCTCTTGCTTGTAACGGGtgccatcacattactctgactctcacgaacacactggtgaggtccacaagatgaatatgctacaccaACATTACaattcatgttcactcatgcattcaatttcaacttactaactcatgaaatttgcctaagaaaccataACTTATCTCACTCgttaatttagcataacacccttagctttgcaagttccaaaggactaacctctCAAAacactgtaaggctaattcctgcac
It includes:
- the LOC129263072 gene encoding uncharacterized protein LOC129263072, producing MEKMKVSMMLLAIFTVISNSFLPATAVPNFDVEPRDVDVVEGGLATFWCSVADHGDANLYWRYVDGEGYVGILSENEDTQIYAPLHGELTQRISIKGDFNQGVYNLFIKNVTMSDQKQYFCSAITQDSVSFDSRKARLTVQPRTRPEDSLHACSAKAISPPNIFNVGSLVRFTCATPAGSPPQTLAWIFMENGIRTLLVACPESPCIHNRLMSVDDINRTFVCELRDSILNQVECTYTPLQRQVEVVVDPPLFQHPPGIRQGFICLPVNYDPNNLLFEWYHNSELIPNGTGHSFLNLMISRDDAGSTLSCVISSLEGSFRGMGQARIEPFDPSELFPDVEGSSSPPLDQCTTRPTKTRIVSSKSQTVVKYTTISPSNEGAHLSIQPIGEISDTSPTNLSILVVVSAIAGALVTMLLCAIGLVMILFVRKRRKHNMNMQHSEATQINGNRGQYEMGFVETKKMERCIEGEHNGTDPQRLSTCSDTVGNLDRFYVTLEPDENEVAKDVDEFKKVERESIEADELSAFGPPCTPNEYARPQSKPTVISDQIQDGIQGLPMIHQRTMSASAYAVTDVVSHEGRFIFKGMSGRDEAHMGVCRLPSGERSATMSRAPTRNQTAPPLPARTLPRTVSVNDQTPIDVGQSDSGNTKENLKGKSKSSFGNRWPWSFKNNKHGAETPECSIDSEIALEIPEANSSENENRRLSLVSGGSGDYAEIISVDKDIDQNPNKRHSIACERLDSIPERIATGNNYQDVSAYSSSKAHMQNQPKIGKDLTTESGYDRLSRPNQVQESPLQRSRTMPIYAKVKKSKSLDNDGSRRATKETIHENKSQNRKDKSDPKLLRSMSEGTALYSGNHKLKAIGGYDTVEITEKLDHILVQMRNGFTGETVDIPEVENKEANTNKGSHFADIV